A stretch of the Lolium perenne isolate Kyuss_39 chromosome 3, Kyuss_2.0, whole genome shotgun sequence genome encodes the following:
- the LOC127342556 gene encoding transcription factor HBP-1b(c38) yields the protein MAEASPRTETSTDDTDENLMLEPGQDALAVVSDSSDRSREKNGDQKTMRRLAQNREAARKSRLRKKAYVQQLENSRLKLTQLEQELQRARQQGIFISSSADQSHSKSGNGALAFDMEYARWLEEHNRQVNELRAAVNAHAGDNDLRSVVEKIMSHYDEIFKQKGNAAKTDVFHVLSGMWKTPAERCFLWLGGFRPSELLKLLSTQLEPLTEQQLSGICNLQQSSQQAEDALSQGMEALQQSLAETLAGSIGSSGSTGNVANYMGQMAMAMGKLGTLENFLRQADNLRQQTLQQMQRILTTRQSARAFLVISDYSSRLRALSSLWLARPKE from the exons CTTGAACCAGGACAAGATGCTCTTGCTGTTGTTTCCGACTCCAGTGACAGATCCAGAGAGAAAAATGGAGATCAAAAG ACAATGCGTCGACTTGCTCAAAATCGTGAGGCTGCAAGGAAAAGTCGTTTGAGGAAAAAG GCGTATGTTCAACAGTTGGAGAATAGTAGGTTGAAGCTTACCCAGCTAGAGCAGGAGCTGCAACGAGCTCGTCAACAG GGTATCTTTATATCTAGTTCAGCAGACCAGTCCCATTCCAAGAGTGGAAATG GGGCATTGGCTTTTGACATGGAGTACGCACGGTGGTTGGAAGAACACAATCGACAGGTTAATGAGCTTAGAGCTGCAGTTAATgcgcatgcaggcgataatgatcTGCGTAGTGTTGTTGAGAAGATCATGTCGCACTATGATGAGATTTTTAAGCAAAAAGGAAATGCAGCCAAGACAGATGTCTTTCATGTGTTATCAGGCATGTGGAAGACACCAGCAGAGAGGTGTTTCTTGTGGCTAGGAGGTTTCCGACCTTCCGAGCTTTTAAAG CTTCTTTCGACGCAGCTTGAACCTCTAACCGAGCAGCAGCTGTCAGGGATATGCAACCTTCAGCAGTCATCACAACAAGCTGAGGATGCTCTTTCACAAGGAATGGAGGCCCTTCAGCAGTCTTTGGCAGAAACATTGGCTGGGTCTATTGGCTCTTCTGGATCAACAGGAAACGTGGCAAACTACATGGGTCAAATGGCCATGGCCATGGGAAAGCTTGGAACCCTTGAGAATTTCCTTCGCcag GCTGACAACCTGCGGCAGCAGACTCTTCAGCAGATGCAACGGATCCTGACGACTAGGCAATCTGCCCGTGCATTTCTTGTCATAAGTGATTACTCATCACGGCTTCGTGCCCTAAGTTCTCTCTGGCTTGCTCGACCGAAGGAATAG
- the LOC127342555 gene encoding dolichyl-diphosphooligosaccharide--protein glycosyltransferase subunit 1B — MAPSLPTSILLLLAAAFTVSAATSTSPTAPEDGIRVVSAEKRIDLTGPIVKVYLTLKVHNPATGSDASHVLIAFTPLEAQHLAIVKATRAEGKRKKKVYVPLPVEPVDLAANAPDGARLYSVSLSAPLRPSETTTMEVFYVLTHSLEPFPAEITQSESQLVYYRDSAVLLSPYHVLEQVTYVKMPSNRVESFTRVDPTSRSGPEVKYGTYKDQLPYAYSPILLHHENNHPFAVVEELVRKVEISHWGNVQVTEQYKLKHGGARHKGVFSRLEYQARQSISGASSFKNLLARLPPRVHSVYYRDEIGNISSSNLRTDSHKSELEFEPRYPLFGGWHCTFTIGYGMPLQDFLFESEDGRRFANLTFGCPLLNTVVDDLTIKIVLPEGSKSPQAVVPFLTEQHLETSYSYLDVVGRTTVVLKKKNVVGEHNVPFQVYYEFNPVFMLAEPLMLISAALLFFVACIAYLHMDLSIGKSQAS, encoded by the exons ATGGCGCCGTCCCTCCCCACGTCCATCCTACTCCTTCTCGCCGCAGCCTTCACCGTCTCCGCCGCTACCTCCACCTCGCCGACTGCGCCGGAGGACGGCATCCGGGTCGTCTCCGCCGAGAAGAGG ATCGACCTGACTGGACCCATCGTCAAGGTGTACCTCACGCTCAAG GTCCATAACCCAGCCACTGGCTCTGATGCGTCGCACGTTCTCATCGCGTTCACGCCCCTGGAGGCCCAGCACCTCGCCATCGTCAAGGCGACCAGGGCCGAGGGGAAGCGCAAGAAGAAGGTGTACGTGCCACTTCCGGTGGAGCCCGTCGATCTCGCCGCCAATGCCCCGGACGGCGCTCGCCTCTACTCCGTTTCGCTGAGCGCGCCGTTGAGACCCTCCGAGACGACTACCATGGAGGTCTTCTACGTGCTGACACACTCCCTGGAGCCCTTCCCGGCGGAGATCACGCAGTCGGAGTCCCAGCTGGTCTACTACCGCGACAGCGCAGTTCTCCTGTCGCCCTACCATGTCCTGGAGCAGGTCACCTACGTCAAGATGCCCAGCAACAGGGTAGAGTCTTTCACCAGAGTGGATCCCACCTCTCGTTCGGGCCCCGAAGTGAAATATGGCACGTACAAGGACCAGCTTCCGTACGCGTACTCCCCGATACTCCTGCACCATGAGAACAACCATCCGTTTGCGGTTGTCGAGGAGCTTGTGCGCAAGGTGGAGATTTCTCACTGGGGGAATGTCCAGGTCACCGAACAGTATAAATTGAAGCATGGAGGTGCTCGGCACAAAGGAGTCTTTTCAAG GCTCGAGTATCAGGCGAGGCAATCTATCAGCGGAGCATCATCGTTTAAGAATCTTCTTGCAAGGTTGCCCCCTCGAGTTCATTCAGTTTACTATCGTGATGAGATTGGTAACATCTCCTCATCCAATCTCCGTACTGATTCACACAAG TCAGAACTAGAATTTGAGCCAAGATATCCATTGTTTGGTGGCTGGCATTGCACGTTCACCATTGGCTATGGTATGCCGCTGCAAGATTTCCTGTTTGAGTCAGAAGATGGCCGACGTTTTGCCAATCTAACATTTGGATGCCCTCTATTGAATACTGTCGTTGATGATCTTACTATCAAG ATTGTGCTTCCCGAGGGATCAAAGAGTCCACAAGCCGTTGTTCCTTTTCTGACTGAGCAACATCTTGAG ACTAGCTATTCCTACCTTGACGTTGTTGGGAGGACAACAGTGGTGCTGAAGAAGAAAAATGTAGTAGGAGAGCACAATGTTCCTTTCCAG GTGTATTACGAATTCAATCCAGTCTTCATGCTGGCGGAACCGTTGATGCTGATATCTGCGGCGCTGCTCTTCTTTGTCGCCTGCATCGCCTaccttcacatggatctttccaTCGGGAAATCACAAGCCTCTTGA
- the LOC127342557 gene encoding histone-lysine N-methyltransferase SUVR4 — translation MGSSRSGDNTPRARRALAAMRALGFSKKPTLTVLKRLLKVYGNNWALIEDESYGVLAEAMLDHQQATGDGGSEPEPVQEHEGINADDDDMAGGDPSGSLGPPSPPPPTTAREMVVSPRSQASASMMALGKRRHRETIDADPQLDDAVLLREPKPVPVDTEVQPGLNGRRSRNASSSSEKLFRDLPPQQPDQNPEQIPGARDRTIQRCGNREMTTSSVEPTNSALNNGTRSGVGNGKEAPCLDIEVASSAMGEVKMSLKCSVNPSKFRMPALEAVFKLVESKCLRSYKVLPPDFSIRSLMTEICQCVVERNTQSDGAVIGSRSEDGRNRKQMAAEKLLVSNGSESGPVNSTPSQQRHLVLSTLRTSHDVMDISKGEEKIRISIVNDFGKEKCPPSFCYIPRNLVFQNALVSMSLAKIGGEDCCADCFGDCLSSPEPCACARQTGGEYAYTVEGLVRPAFIDECVSMNRFPGEHQKVFCETCPLERSRNKASPKPCRSHLVRKFIKECWSKCGCNMQCGNRVVQRGITCNLQVFFTGKGTGWGLRTVDKLPKGAFVCEYAGEILTNTELHERVVENMQNDRYVHPILLDAGWCSRKVLKEEEALCLDGTFYGNVGRFINHRCCDANLVVVPVEVETPDHHYYHLAFFTSTKVEAFEELTWDYGIDFDAEKQKPVKPFECLCGSRYCRGRKHHPRKKSATAAGAD, via the exons ATGGGTTCGTCGCGGTCGGGGGACAACACGCCTAGGGCGCGGCGGGCGCTGGCGGCCATGAGGGCCCTCGGCTTCTCCAAGAAGCCCACCCTCACCGTCCTCAAGCGCCTCCTCAAGGTCTACGGCAACAACTGGGCGCTCATCGAGGACGAGTCCTACGGCGTCCTCGCCGAGGCCATGCTCGACCACCAGCAG GCGACCGGCGATGGGGGGTCGGAGCCGGAACCGGTGCAGGAGCATGAGGGGATCAACGCCGACGACGACGATATGGCGGGAGGAGACCCGTCGGGCTCCCTGGGTCCCCCCTCGCCTCCGCCCCCCACCACCGCCAGGGAAATGGTCGTATCGCCTCGTTCGCAGGCCAGCGCCTCGATGATGGCGTTGGGCAAGAGGCGGCACAGGGAGACGATCGATGCGGATCCCCAGCTGGACGACGCCGTCTTGCTGAGGGAGCCCAAGCCTGTGCCTGTCGATACGGAAGTGCAGCCTGGCCTGAACGGCCGCCGTTCTCGcaacgcgtcctcctcctccgagaAGTTGTTTCGAGATTTGCCTCCGCAGCAGCCCGATCAAAATCCTGAACAGATCCCAG GTGCTAGAGACAGGACAATTCAGAGATGCGGAAATCGGGAAATGACTACTTCATCTGTAGAGCCAACAAACAGCGCACTGAATAATGGAACGCGATCTGGAGTTGGAAATGGGAAGGAAGCTCCTTGTCTAGACATTGAAGTAGCATCATCCGCTATGGGCGAGGTCAAGATGTCGCTGAAATGCAGTGTCAACCCATCAAAGTTCCGCATGCCCGCTTTAGAAGCAGTTTTCAAGCTGGTTGAGAGTAAATGCCTTCGCTCATACAAGGTTCTTCCTCCTGATTTTTCCATCCGCAGCCTCATGACCGAGATATGCCAGTGTGTTGTAGAGCGCAATACGCAATCAGATGGTGCTGTTATTGGCAGCAGGTCAGAGGATGGTAGAAATAGGAAACAGATGGCTGCAGAAAAACTATTGGTTTCTAACGGCTCAGAGAGTGGTCCAGTGAATTCGACTCCATCCCAGCAACGGCATCTTGTGCTTTCTACATTGAGGACTAGCCATGATGTAATGGATATATCTAAGGGAGAAGAAAAAATAAGGATATCAATTGTAAATGACTTCGGGAAAGAAAAATGCCCACCTTCCTTTTGTTATATACCACGAAACCTTGTATTCCAGAATGCTCTTGTCAGCATGTCACTTGCAAAAATTGGTGGTGAAGACTGTTGCGCTGATTGCTTTGGCGACTGCTTGTCCTCACCTGAACCATGTGCTTGTGCAAGACAAACTGGTGGTGAATATGCATATACAGTAGAAGGTTTGGTTAGGCCAGCATTCATTGATGAGTGTGTCTCTATGAACCGCTTCCCAGGAGAACATCAGAAGGTGTTTTGTGAAACTTGCCCGCTCGAGAGGTCTAGAAATAAAGCTTCACCAAAGCCTTGCAGGAGCCACCTTGTTAGAAAATTTATTAAGGAGTGCTGGAGCAAATGTGGCTGTAACATGCAATGCGGTAACCGTGTGGTTCAACGTGGCATCACATGCAATCTACAG GTTTTCTTCACTGGAAAAGGGACAGGCTGGGGGCTCCGCACTGTAGATAAATTGCCAAAGGGAGCTTTTGTTTGTGAATATGCTGGGGAGATACTAACAAATACAGAACTGCATGAAAGGGTCGTTGAGAATATGCAGAATGATAGGTATGTGCATCCAATACTTTTGGATGCTGGTTGGTGTTCTAGAAAGGTGCTGAAGGAGGAAGAGGCTTTATGCCTGGATGGAACGTTTTATGGCAATGTTGGCAGATTCATTAACCACAG ATGCTGTGATGCAAATCTAGTAGTGGTTCCTGTTGAAGTGGAGACCCCTGATCATCACTATTATCAT CTTGCATTCTTCACAAGCACCAAGGTGGAGGCTTTTGAGGAATTGACATGG GATTATGGCATCGACTTTGATGCCGAGAAGCAAAAACCTGTGAAACCGTTCGAATGCCTATGCGGGAGCCGATACTGTCGGGGAAGGAAACATCATCCGA GGAAGAAAAGTGCAACAGCTGCTGGTGCGGACTGA
- the LOC127342559 gene encoding senescence-specific cysteine protease SAG39 — MAIPKASLLAILGCLFFSSVLAARELNDDLSMVARHEDWMVKYGRVYNDAVEKAQRFEIFKTNARFIDSFNASGGKFWLSINQFADISNGEFRATKTNKGYISSTLKVPTGFRYENMSLDALPPTVDWRTKGAVTPVKNQGQCGCCWAFSAVAATEGVVKLSTGNLISLSEQELVDCDVHGEDQGCEGGLMDDAFKFIIKNGGLTKESSYPYSATDGKCKSGTSSAAVIKSYEDVPTNDEGALMKAVASQPVSVAVDGGDMIFQFYSGGVMTGSCGTDLDHGIAAIGYGTTDDGTKYWLLKNSWGTTWGENGFLRMEKDISDKKGMCGLAMEPSYPTA; from the exons ATGGCCATCCCCAAAGCTTCACTCCTTGCCATTCTCGGCTGTCTCTTCTTTAGTTCTGTCCTCGCAGCTCGTGAGCTGAATGACGACTTATCCATGGTAGCGAGGCACGAGGATTGGATGGTAAAGTATGGCCGCGTCTATAATGATGCTGTTGAGAAGGCGCAGAGGTTCGAGATATTCAAGACTAATGCTCGATTCATCGACTCATTCAACGCTAGTGGTGGCAAGTTCTGGCTCAGCATCAACCAATTTGCTGACATCAGCAATGGTGAGTTCAGGGCAACCAAGACTAACAAGGGGTACATTTCAAGCACGCTGAAGGTTCCTACGGGATTCAGGTATGAGAATATGAGTCTTGATGCACTCCCGCCAACGGTGGACTGGAGGACAAAGGGTGCAGTTACCCCCGTCAAGaatcaaggccaatgtg GTTGTTGTTGGGCCTTTTCTGCTGTTGCTGCAACAGAGGGCGTTGTGAAGCTAAGTACTGGCAACCTTATCTCGCTCTCGGAGCAAGAATTGGTGGATTGTGATGTTCACGGTGAGGACCAGGGTTGCGAGGGCGGACTCATGGATGACGCTTTCAAGTTCATTATCAAGAATGGAGGCCTCACTAAGGAGTCTAGCTATCCATATTCCGCGACAGACGGCAAGTGCAAGAGTGGTACTAGCAGTGCTGCAGTGATTAAGAGCTACGAGGATGTGCCTACCAATGATGAAGGTGCCCTCATGAAGGCAGTGGCAAGCCAACCTGTGTCAGTTGCCGTAGATGGAGGAGACATGATATTCCAATTTTACTCTGGTGGTGTGATGACTGGTTCCTGTGGTACTGATTTGGATCATGGGATTGCAGCCATCGGCTATGGTACAACAGATGATGGTACAAAGTATTGGTTGCTGAAGAATTCTTGGGGCACAACATGGGGCGAGAATGGATTCTTAAGAATGGAAAAGGACATTAGTGATAAGAAGGGCATGTGCGGCCTTGCCATGGAGCCCTCTTACCCCACGGCTTAG
- the LOC127342558 gene encoding uncharacterized protein isoform X1: MIDHERAEEMQVNNEAPPGCLKPNISPYNPQDHRGAIEGFPENDEKKNDSSIALDKVWEASPLPNQGFGRPYYRQEFYAWPHLYSDYQMLRQPQPYGFENQFYQINRDHSFPIEKRVQFPFKMFPQGYPHDAQLQEFQYFVVIDFEATCDKENNPQPQEIIEFPSVLVNSATGQLEASFQTYVRPAYHQSLTEFCKELTGIQQIQVDRGVPLSEALLMHDKWLEDKGIKHKNFAVVTWSNWDCRVMLESECRLKRIRKPPYFNRWINLKVPFQEVYGGVRCNLKDAVQLAGLTWEGRAHCGLDDARNTARLLALLMHRGFKFSITNSLVWQPAPQSITCQPSPDRSPDPTLLQHKAKEMLGPHVQVNNNPYAGNIAGKERPMYCYCGVLSRWNIVRKPGPMQGRYFYGCGNWTVARRAICPYFAWAS, translated from the exons ATGATTGATCACGAACGCGCAG AGGAAATGCAAGTCAATAATGAGGCACCTCCAGGGTGTCTCAAGCCGAATATTTCTCCCTATAACCCTCAAGATCACAGAGGTGCCATTGAAGGGTTCCCTGAGAACGATGAGAAAAAGAATGATAGTAGTATTGCACTAGATAAAGTCTGGGAGGCTTCTCCACTCCCAAATCAAGGATTTGGCAGACCCTACTACCGCCAGGAGTTTTATGCCTGGCCACATTTGTATTCTGATTACCAAATGCTGCGGCAGCCACAACCGTATGGGTTTGAGAACCAATTTTATCAGATTAATAGGGACCACAGTTTTCCCATTGAGAAAAGAGTTCAGTTCCCATTCAAGATGTTCCCTCAAGGTTACCCTCATGACGCACAACTTCAGGAATTTCAATATTTTGTGGTTATCGACTTTGAAGCAACATGTGACAAGGAGAACAATCCACAACCACAAGAGATCATTGAGTTCCCATCTGTCTTGGTTAACAGTGCAACGGGACAATTGGAAGCCTCCTTTCAAACATACGTTCGGCCAGCATATCATCAAAGTTTGACTGAGTTCTGCAAGGAGCTTACTGGTATACAACAGATTCAG GTGGACAGAGGTGTACCGCTAAGTGAAGCTTTGCTCATGCATGATAAATGGTTAGAGGACAAAGGAATCAAGCACAAGAACTTTGCTGTTGTCACCTGGTCTAACTGGGATTGCCGCGTGATGCTGGAATCAGAGTGCAGGCTCAAGAGAATCAGGAAGCCCCCCTATTTCAACAG GTGGATCAACTTGAAGGTCCCTTTCCAGGAAGTGTATGGGGGTGTGAGGTGCAACTTGAAGGATGCAGTTCAGTTAGCTGGCCTCACGTGGGAGGGTCGTGCCCACTGTGGGCTTGACGATGCGCGCAATACTGCTCGCCTCCTTGCGCTGCTGATGCACCGGGGCTTCAAGTTCTCCATCACGAACTCGCTTGTGTGGCAACCAGCCCCACAGTCAATAACGTGCCAGCCATCCCCTGACCGTTCTCCAGATCCCACCCTATTGCAGCACAAGGCAAAGGAGATGCTGGGACCTCATGTCCAGGTTAATAATAATCCATATGCTGGCAACATCGCAGGAAAGGAGAGGCCAATGTACTGCTACTGCGGAGTGCTGAGCAGGTGGAACATTGTACGCAAACCGGGTCCCATGCAGGggcggtatttctatggatgcggCAACTGGACCGTGGCAAGGAGGGCCATATGCCCGTACTTTGCGTGGGCGTCGTGA
- the LOC127342558 gene encoding uncharacterized protein isoform X2 — protein MQVNNEAPPGCLKPNISPYNPQDHRGAIEGFPENDEKKNDSSIALDKVWEASPLPNQGFGRPYYRQEFYAWPHLYSDYQMLRQPQPYGFENQFYQINRDHSFPIEKRVQFPFKMFPQGYPHDAQLQEFQYFVVIDFEATCDKENNPQPQEIIEFPSVLVNSATGQLEASFQTYVRPAYHQSLTEFCKELTGIQQIQVDRGVPLSEALLMHDKWLEDKGIKHKNFAVVTWSNWDCRVMLESECRLKRIRKPPYFNRWINLKVPFQEVYGGVRCNLKDAVQLAGLTWEGRAHCGLDDARNTARLLALLMHRGFKFSITNSLVWQPAPQSITCQPSPDRSPDPTLLQHKAKEMLGPHVQVNNNPYAGNIAGKERPMYCYCGVLSRWNIVRKPGPMQGRYFYGCGNWTVARRAICPYFAWAS, from the exons ATGCAAGTCAATAATGAGGCACCTCCAGGGTGTCTCAAGCCGAATATTTCTCCCTATAACCCTCAAGATCACAGAGGTGCCATTGAAGGGTTCCCTGAGAACGATGAGAAAAAGAATGATAGTAGTATTGCACTAGATAAAGTCTGGGAGGCTTCTCCACTCCCAAATCAAGGATTTGGCAGACCCTACTACCGCCAGGAGTTTTATGCCTGGCCACATTTGTATTCTGATTACCAAATGCTGCGGCAGCCACAACCGTATGGGTTTGAGAACCAATTTTATCAGATTAATAGGGACCACAGTTTTCCCATTGAGAAAAGAGTTCAGTTCCCATTCAAGATGTTCCCTCAAGGTTACCCTCATGACGCACAACTTCAGGAATTTCAATATTTTGTGGTTATCGACTTTGAAGCAACATGTGACAAGGAGAACAATCCACAACCACAAGAGATCATTGAGTTCCCATCTGTCTTGGTTAACAGTGCAACGGGACAATTGGAAGCCTCCTTTCAAACATACGTTCGGCCAGCATATCATCAAAGTTTGACTGAGTTCTGCAAGGAGCTTACTGGTATACAACAGATTCAG GTGGACAGAGGTGTACCGCTAAGTGAAGCTTTGCTCATGCATGATAAATGGTTAGAGGACAAAGGAATCAAGCACAAGAACTTTGCTGTTGTCACCTGGTCTAACTGGGATTGCCGCGTGATGCTGGAATCAGAGTGCAGGCTCAAGAGAATCAGGAAGCCCCCCTATTTCAACAG GTGGATCAACTTGAAGGTCCCTTTCCAGGAAGTGTATGGGGGTGTGAGGTGCAACTTGAAGGATGCAGTTCAGTTAGCTGGCCTCACGTGGGAGGGTCGTGCCCACTGTGGGCTTGACGATGCGCGCAATACTGCTCGCCTCCTTGCGCTGCTGATGCACCGGGGCTTCAAGTTCTCCATCACGAACTCGCTTGTGTGGCAACCAGCCCCACAGTCAATAACGTGCCAGCCATCCCCTGACCGTTCTCCAGATCCCACCCTATTGCAGCACAAGGCAAAGGAGATGCTGGGACCTCATGTCCAGGTTAATAATAATCCATATGCTGGCAACATCGCAGGAAAGGAGAGGCCAATGTACTGCTACTGCGGAGTGCTGAGCAGGTGGAACATTGTACGCAAACCGGGTCCCATGCAGGggcggtatttctatggatgcggCAACTGGACCGTGGCAAGGAGGGCCATATGCCCGTACTTTGCGTGGGCGTCGTGA